The Brachyhypopomus gauderio isolate BG-103 chromosome 1, BGAUD_0.2, whole genome shotgun sequence genome includes a window with the following:
- the LOC143526112 gene encoding uncharacterized protein LOC143526112 isoform X2, with translation MAEKVDSPLSRFLRGRGVPEDCLLRMEQDHIDATVLDYMDDNTLAEYIPTYGDRIAARRFCLQHSATARTKESAKHSMLEKLKKKMGITVSDDENNNQETSTKRQKRHYAKCNTFAEKKTRKVELGWIHEGKQVRKRKGGGTRTLDVPKESKKADILQYAKDIFFPNGKNKVPKDEDAEECVAEESTINQQIQNSMHEEEEQPLQTVDTEPFLDTSEVMIGPFLGEPMAGQLDDTLLYQPDLQINEDTAIISVLFPSASSAFIIPDTASDNSSNMSHSTSAANIAPESAAIEDAAGTSTNSSVMNITVKLHRVNLLEEMIAQFKDSALLKHSLRYTFIDERGADHNGVSRDVYAAFWTQLLDHTAEGEDLRVPSLCPKWQEKEWKSIGRILLKGFQDHGYFPCRLSPAFTVSLIFGENEVSDDVLFESLLQFVSQSDRKLITTALKEDLSEDDQDELIDLLDRLDVTAFPTRNNLKGILLKVAHKQLIQKPRYACEKMSLIAGASLKEAFVNTQHVLLMYEDKKPTTKKLLKLLEASPSTQAENQSFRFLKQYIRGLDDIGLRRMLRFMTGSDVVCVDKIDIMFTSADGLARRPVAHTCGPVLELPWTYASYPELRTEFDSILIHNTSYEFSIM, from the exons ATGGCTGAAAAAGTGGATTCTCCACTCTCGAGATTTCTTCGAGGTCGGGGTGTTCCAGAGGACTGTCTCCTTCGAATGGAGCAAGATCAT ATTGATGCCACAGTCCTTGATTATATGGACGACAACACTCTGGCTGAATACATCCCAACTTATGGAGACAGGATTGCAGCAAGACGCTTCTGTTTGCAACACAGTGCCACAGCAAGAACAAAAGAATCTGCAAAACATTCGATGCTGGAAAAACTGAAGAAAAAAATGGGCATTACTGTGAGTGATGATGAGAACAATAACCAGGAGACATCTACCAAAAGACAGAAAAGACATTATGCAAAATGCAACACATTTGCAGAAAAGAAGACAAGAAAAGTGGAGTTGGGCTGGATTCACGAAGGCAAGCAAGTCAGAAAACGCAAAGGAGGAGGGACAAGGACCCTTGATGTACCCAAAGAATCAAAGAAGGCGGATATACTGCAGTATGCCAAGGATATTTTCTTCCCAAATGGAAAAAATAAG GTTCCAAAAGATGAGGATGCTGAAGAATGTGTCGCAGAAGAATCAACAATTAACCAACAAATACAGAATAGCATGCATGAAGAGGAAGAGCAGCCTCTTCAAACTGTCGATACAGAACCATTTCTAGACACATCTGAGGTGATGATTGGCCCTTTTCTCGGAGAACCCATGGCTGGCCAACTGGATGACACGTTGTTATATCAACCTGACCTGCAGATCAACGAGGACACTGCCATCATATCAGTCCTATTCCCCAGTGCAAGCTCAGCATTCATCATTCCAGACACAGCAAGTGACAACTCATCCAACATGTCTCACTCCACAAGTGCAGCAAACATTGCTCCAGAGTCAGCAGCTATAGAAGATGCAGCAGGTACCTCTACAAATTCATCTGTTATGAATATAACAGTTAAACTACACAGGGTCAATCTTCTGGAAGAGATGATAGCCCAGTTCAAGGATTCAGCACTTCTCAAGCACTCCCTTCGATACACTTTCATTGATGAAAGAGGAGCCGACCACAATGGTGTGTCAAGGGACGTGTATGCTGCATTTTGGACACAACTTCTGGATCACACAGCTGAAGGGGAGGACCTGAGAGTTCCATCTCTGTGTCCTAAATGGCAAGAGAAAGAATGGAAATCCATTGGCCGAATCCTCCTCAAAGGATTTCAAGACCATGGCTATTTTCCCTGTCGCTTATCCCCCGCTTTCACAGTTTCACTCATTTTTGGTGAGAATGAGGTCTCAGATGATGTGCTTTTTGAAAGTCTTCTTCAGTTTGTTAGTCAATCAGATAGGAAGTTAATCACTACTGCTTTAAAAGAAGATCTTTCAGAGGACGACCAGGATGAGCTGATTGATCTGCTGGACCGCTTGGATGTGACAGCCTTTCCAACACGAAACAATTTGAAAGGCATCCTTCTAAAGGTGGCACACAAACAGCTGATCCAAAAGCCAAGGTATGCATGCGAGAAGATGTCCTTAATTGCTGGTGCATCCCTGAAAGAAGCTTTCGTGAACACACAACATGTTCTGCTTATGTACGAAGACAAAAAGCCAACAACCAAaaagcttttgaaattattagaAGCTTCTCCTTCCACTCAAGCAGAAAACCAGAGTTTTCGTTTCCTGAAACAGTACATCAGGGGATTGGATGATATTGGTCTGAGAAGGATGCTAAGGTTCATGACAGGATCTGATGTTGTCTGTGTTGACAAGATTGACATCATGTTTACATCTGCAGATGGACTTGCACGCCGGCCTGTAGCACACACCTGTGGCCCAGTTCTGGAACTGCCATGGACATATGCCTCCTATCCTGAACTACGCACCGAATTTGACAGCATACTGATCCATAATACCTCGTATGAATTTAGCATTATGTAA
- the LOC143526112 gene encoding uncharacterized protein LOC143526112 isoform X1 — MAEKVDSPLSRFLRGRGVPEDCLLRMEQDHIDATVLDYMDDNTLAEYIPTYGDRIAARRFCLQHSATARTKESAKHSMLEKLKKKMGITVSDDENNNQETSTKRQKRHYAKCNTFAEKKTRKVELGWIHEGKQVRKRKGGGTRTLDVPKESKKADILQYAKDIFFPNGKNKVGKFDTFSYDIVDYQEEAIFDDAITVGELYSVLRMGVLRFYLCTKVPKDEDAEECVAEESTINQQIQNSMHEEEEQPLQTVDTEPFLDTSEVMIGPFLGEPMAGQLDDTLLYQPDLQINEDTAIISVLFPSASSAFIIPDTASDNSSNMSHSTSAANIAPESAAIEDAAGTSTNSSVMNITVKLHRVNLLEEMIAQFKDSALLKHSLRYTFIDERGADHNGVSRDVYAAFWTQLLDHTAEGEDLRVPSLCPKWQEKEWKSIGRILLKGFQDHGYFPCRLSPAFTVSLIFGENEVSDDVLFESLLQFVSQSDRKLITTALKEDLSEDDQDELIDLLDRLDVTAFPTRNNLKGILLKVAHKQLIQKPRYACEKMSLIAGASLKEAFVNTQHVLLMYEDKKPTTKKLLKLLEASPSTQAENQSFRFLKQYIRGLDDIGLRRMLRFMTGSDVVCVDKIDIMFTSADGLARRPVAHTCGPVLELPWTYASYPELRTEFDSILIHNTSYEFSIM; from the exons ATGGCTGAAAAAGTGGATTCTCCACTCTCGAGATTTCTTCGAGGTCGGGGTGTTCCAGAGGACTGTCTCCTTCGAATGGAGCAAGATCAT ATTGATGCCACAGTCCTTGATTATATGGACGACAACACTCTGGCTGAATACATCCCAACTTATGGAGACAGGATTGCAGCAAGACGCTTCTGTTTGCAACACAGTGCCACAGCAAGAACAAAAGAATCTGCAAAACATTCGATGCTGGAAAAACTGAAGAAAAAAATGGGCATTACTGTGAGTGATGATGAGAACAATAACCAGGAGACATCTACCAAAAGACAGAAAAGACATTATGCAAAATGCAACACATTTGCAGAAAAGAAGACAAGAAAAGTGGAGTTGGGCTGGATTCACGAAGGCAAGCAAGTCAGAAAACGCAAAGGAGGAGGGACAAGGACCCTTGATGTACCCAAAGAATCAAAGAAGGCGGATATACTGCAGTATGCCAAGGATATTTTCTTCCCAAATGGAAAAAATAAGGTAGGAAAGTTTGACACATTTAGCTATGACATAGTAGATTATCAGGAAGAAGCTATTTTTGATGACGCTATTACAGTTGGGGAACTCTACAGCGTACTAAGAATGGGAGTGTTGAGATTCTACCTGTGCACAAAGGTTCCAAAAGATGAGGATGCTGAAGAATGTGTCGCAGAAGAATCAACAATTAACCAACAAATACAGAATAGCATGCATGAAGAGGAAGAGCAGCCTCTTCAAACTGTCGATACAGAACCATTTCTAGACACATCTGAGGTGATGATTGGCCCTTTTCTCGGAGAACCCATGGCTGGCCAACTGGATGACACGTTGTTATATCAACCTGACCTGCAGATCAACGAGGACACTGCCATCATATCAGTCCTATTCCCCAGTGCAAGCTCAGCATTCATCATTCCAGACACAGCAAGTGACAACTCATCCAACATGTCTCACTCCACAAGTGCAGCAAACATTGCTCCAGAGTCAGCAGCTATAGAAGATGCAGCAGGTACCTCTACAAATTCATCTGTTATGAATATAACAGTTAAACTACACAGGGTCAATCTTCTGGAAGAGATGATAGCCCAGTTCAAGGATTCAGCACTTCTCAAGCACTCCCTTCGATACACTTTCATTGATGAAAGAGGAGCCGACCACAATGGTGTGTCAAGGGACGTGTATGCTGCATTTTGGACACAACTTCTGGATCACACAGCTGAAGGGGAGGACCTGAGAGTTCCATCTCTGTGTCCTAAATGGCAAGAGAAAGAATGGAAATCCATTGGCCGAATCCTCCTCAAAGGATTTCAAGACCATGGCTATTTTCCCTGTCGCTTATCCCCCGCTTTCACAGTTTCACTCATTTTTGGTGAGAATGAGGTCTCAGATGATGTGCTTTTTGAAAGTCTTCTTCAGTTTGTTAGTCAATCAGATAGGAAGTTAATCACTACTGCTTTAAAAGAAGATCTTTCAGAGGACGACCAGGATGAGCTGATTGATCTGCTGGACCGCTTGGATGTGACAGCCTTTCCAACACGAAACAATTTGAAAGGCATCCTTCTAAAGGTGGCACACAAACAGCTGATCCAAAAGCCAAGGTATGCATGCGAGAAGATGTCCTTAATTGCTGGTGCATCCCTGAAAGAAGCTTTCGTGAACACACAACATGTTCTGCTTATGTACGAAGACAAAAAGCCAACAACCAAaaagcttttgaaattattagaAGCTTCTCCTTCCACTCAAGCAGAAAACCAGAGTTTTCGTTTCCTGAAACAGTACATCAGGGGATTGGATGATATTGGTCTGAGAAGGATGCTAAGGTTCATGACAGGATCTGATGTTGTCTGTGTTGACAAGATTGACATCATGTTTACATCTGCAGATGGACTTGCACGCCGGCCTGTAGCACACACCTGTGGCCCAGTTCTGGAACTGCCATGGACATATGCCTCCTATCCTGAACTACGCACCGAATTTGACAGCATACTGATCCATAATACCTCGTATGAATTTAGCATTATGTAA